One Augochlora pura isolate Apur16 chromosome 10, APUR_v2.2.1, whole genome shotgun sequence DNA window includes the following coding sequences:
- the Synj gene encoding synaptojanin: MAMGKGFRVYEKLKPPSPHSLILEQRNREDTVLFEAQAVAVLSAEETAYLIKKYTKLLDAYGCLGVLQLNAGENTLLYLVLVTGCFSVGKIGESEVFRITQTHFVPLHYTQGNEDRVSEVRKVLNSGTFYFSWSAGHQESLDITLSAQRRCKATMTDNRFFWNRMLHIHLLRYGVDTSHWLLKAMCGSVEIRTVYVGHRQARAVLMSRLSCERAGTRFNVRGTNDDGHVANFVETEQVIYLDNEVTSYVQTRGSVPLFWEQPGIQVGSHKVKISRGFESSTPAFDRHLNMIKQRYGQQVIVNLLGSSLIGNKEGEAMLSQLFQNHHNLSEHNDVPHILFDYHQECRGGNTKNLSKLKAKVEKYLESFSLFYAVNHTVMYEQTGTIRTNCLDCLDRTNCVQTFFALEILGKQLGLLKLLEKQQMVSRFEEVFRQMWINNGNEVSKIYAGTGAIQGSSKLMDGARSAARTIQNNLLDSSKQEAIDILLLGSTLNTELADRARLLLPSNMLHAPPSVLREMCKRYNEYVIPMNLRVSVGTYNVNGGKHFRSIVQKDVSFADWLLDAPHKSTSLVSVEYDNVPVDIFAIGFEEIVDLNASNIMAASTDNAKAWAEELQKVLSRDTEYVLITYQQLVGVCLYLFIRPMHAPYLRDLAVDCVKTGFGGATGNKGAAAIRCVLYSTSFCFVCAHFAAGQSQVNERNADYAEITRKITFPMGRTLNTHDYVFWCGDFNYRVDMDKDEMKDMIKRNELDQILQFDQLKVQQAQGNVFKNFLEGPINFAPTYKYDVFSDDYDTSEKCRQPAWTDRVLWKRRKQVPDIDSPTDWNPGKLIHYGRVELKQSDHRPVIAIVDIDIHCVDPEKREKVFKEVIEDLGPPDGTIVVKAVEESDDVACVDENSMMALLQDFSHIGEVILVRFVGDTIWVTFRDGQCALAAAKKGMTQVCGQTLKLSLKSPNWVQTIEKEIELCSNTTVAQFTSTSPVRSPMHRLEQLEITERSSPSRGSPNGSVPPPRPAPPGRPSQPPKSPLQDRKQGPRAGVFSVLPNQFSTPLTRERTGSDQSERLSPESAIYEEILDGSPSYPIPNRPPPPLPRTDAAQEPSSRPPSSKPPPLPQRQAPPPPQHPPPSLPALNNPPPIPARTSGGPPIPARNPH; encoded by the exons ATGGCGATGGGCAAAGGGTTTCGCGTCTACGAAAAATTAAAGCCGCCTAGTCCTCATTCTCTGATACTGGAACAACGAAATCGGGAAGACACTGTTCTGTTCGAGGCACAAGCTGTAGCTGTACTCT CTGCCGAAGAAACGGCATATTTGATAAAGAAATACACGAAATTATTGGATGCTTATGGATGTTTAGGAGTATTGCAATTAAATGCTGGAGAAAATACATTGTTGTACCTTGTTCTTGTTACTGGATGTTTCTCGGTCGGTAAGATAGGCGAATCTGAAGTGTTCAGAATTACACAGACGCATTTTGTACCATTGCATTACACTCAAGGCAATGAGGATCGGGTATCTGAAGTTAGGAAAGTTCTTAACTCCGGTACATTCTACTTTTCTTGGTCTGCTGGACATCAAGAGTCTCTTGATATCACTCTTAGTGCACAAAGGAGATGCAAGGCTACTATGACTGATAACAGATTCTTTTG GAATCGAATGCTACACATACATTTATTGCGATACGGAGTGGATACAAGCCATTGGTTGCTGAAAGCAATGTGTGGCAGTGTAGAGATTCGAACTGTTTATGTTGGCCATAGACAAGCACGTGCAGTTCTAATGTCTAGATTAAGCTGTGAACGTGCAGGCACCAG GTTCAATGTCAGAGGTACCAACGACGATGGACATGTGGCAAACTTTGTAGAAACAGAGCAAGTCATATATTTAGATAATGAAGTAACTTCCTATGTCCAAACCAGAGGCTCTGTTCCTCTTTTCTGGGAACAACCTGGTATTCAAGTTGGTTCtcataaagtaaaaatttctcgcgGCTTCGAGTCTTCTACGCCAGCATTCGATAGGCATTTGAATATGATCAAACAGAGGTATGGCCAACAAGTGATAGTCAATCTCCTTGGATCTAGTCTGATTGGTAACAAAGAAGGAGAAGCGATGTTGAGTCAATTGTTCCAGAATCATCACAATTTGTCAGAGCACAATGATGTGCcccatattttattcgactatCATCAAGAATGCAGAGGTGGAAATACGAAAAACCTTTCGAAATTGAAAGCGAaagtggaaaaatatttagaatcaTTTTCACTATTCTATGCTGTGAACCATACTGTTATGTATGAACAGACTGGAACTATTAGAACGAATTGTCTTGATTGCTTAGATAGAACAAATTGTGTACAAACATTTTTCGCATTGGAAATATTGGGTAAGCAGCTTGGGCTATTAAAGCTGCTAGAAAAGCAGCAGATGGTTTCAAGATTCGAGGAAGTATTTAGGCAAATGTGGATTAACAATGGTAACGAAGTGAGTAAAATTTATGCTGGCACTGGAGCAATCCAAGGAAGCTCGAAATTAATGGACGGCGCAAGATCTGCAGCGAGAACAATACAGAACAATTTATTGGACTCTAGTAAGCAAGAAGCCATCGATATATTGTTACTGGGATCAACATTGAATACGGAATTAGCTGATAGAGCGCGGTTGCTTTTGCCCTCGAACATGCTTCATGCTCCACCAAGCGTTTTGAGAGAGATGTGCAAAAGGTACAACGAGTATGTGATTCCAATGAATCTTAGAGTAAGCGTTGGTACTTATAACGTGAACGGTGGAAAACATTTCCGAAGTATAGTACAGAAAGATGTTTCCTTTGCTGATTGGTTGTTAGATGCACCCCACAAATCTACAT CTCTGGTATCAGTTGAATACGACAATGTTCCTGTAGATATATTTGCAATAGGATTCGAAGAAATTGTTGATTTAAATGCTAGTAATATAATGGCTGCTAGTACTGATAACGCAAAAGCTTGGGCAGAGGAATTACAGAAAGTACTTTCTCGGGACACCGAGTACGTTCTGATCACGTACCAGCAGTTGGTCGGTGTATgcctctatttatttatacggcCTATGCATGCACCTTACTTAAGAGACCTGGCCGTAGACTGTGTGAAAACTGGATTCGGTGGTGCCACAGGCAATAAAGGAGCGGCAGCTATTAGATGCGTATTATATTCCACGTCTTTCTGCTTCGTATGCGCGCATTTTGCTGCTGGACAGTCTCAAGTTAACGAGCGTAACGCAGATTACGCAGAGATTACGCGGAAAATTACCTTCCCTATGGGAAGAACATTGAATACGCACGACTATGTGTTCTGGTGCGgcgattttaattacagaGTTGATATGGACAAAGATGAGATGAAAGACATGATCAAACGAAACGAATTAGATCaaatattacagtttgatCAATTGAAG GTACAACAGGCGCAAGgaaacgtttttaaaaatttcttagaGGGTCCTATAAATTTCGCACCAACGTATAAGTATGATGTATTCTCTGATGACTATGATACCAGCGAGAAGTGTCGCCAACCTGCGTGGACTGACAGAGTTCTATGGAAACGTAGGAAACAAGTACCTGATATCG attcgcCTACAGATTGGAATCCCGGAAAATTGATTCATTATGGTAGAGTAGAACTGAAGCAAAGTGATCATCGACCAGTTATAGCGATCGTCGATATAGATATCCACTGCGTGGACCCCGAGAAACGGGAGAAAGTATTTAAAGAAGTAATAGAAGACTTAGGTCCGCCTGATGGCACTATTGTCGTAAAAGCGGTGGAGGAATCGGACGATGTGGCCTGCGTCGATGAGAATTCCATGATGGCTTTGCTGCAGGATTTTTCACACATTGGCGAGGTGATTCTGGTCAGATTTGTCGGCGACACAATCTGGGTGACATTCAGAGACGGCCAATGTGCTTTAGCTGCAGCTAAAAAAGGCATGACTCAGGTGTGCGGTCAAACTTTGAAGTTATCTTTGAAGTCTCCGAATTGGGTacaaacaatagaaaaagaaatagaactGTGTAGCAACACTACTGTCGCACAGTTCACTTCAACTTCTCCAGTGAGAAGTCCTATGCATAGATTGGAACAATTGGAGATCACGGAACGAAGTTCTCCAAGTAGAGGCAGCCCTAATGGATCAGTTCCACCGCCTAGACCAGCTCCACCAGGTAGACCATCTCAGCCACCCAAAAGCCCCTTGCAAGACCGGAAGCAAGGACCACGTGCTGGTGTATTTAGCGTATTACCTAATCAGTTTTCGACGCCACTGACAAGAGAAAGAACGGGATCTGACCAAAGTGAAAGACTATCACCGGAATCAGCGATTTACGAAGAGATACTGGACGGATCTCCTAGTTATCCCATACCAAACCGTCCACCACCGCCATTACCTCGCACAGACGCTGCGCAAGAACCATCCAGTAGACCTCCTAGCTCGAAACCTCCTCCTTTACCACAAAGACAAGCGCCTCCTCCACCTCAACATCCACCGCCTAGTTTACCAGCCTTGAATAATCCACCGCCCATACCTGCAAGGACATCGGGAGGACCACCTATTCCAGCTAGAAATCCACACTAA
- the Galphai gene encoding G protein alpha i subunit, whose translation MGCAVSTTGEKEAAERSKKIDKDLRADGERASSEVKLLLLGAGESGKSTVVKQMKIIHETGYNKEECEQYKPVVYSNTIQSLMAIIRAMGQLRIDFVDPGKADIARQFFTLASAAEEGELTGELVLLMKRLWQDPGVQLCYTRSREYKINDSAAYYLNALDRIAQPNYIPTQQDVLRTRVKTTGIVETHFSFKGLHFKMFDVGGQRSERKKWIHCFEGVTAIIFCVALSGYDLVLAEDEEMNRMIESMKLFDSICNSKWFVETSIILFLNKKDLFEEKITRSPLTICFPEYKGANTYEECASYIQMKFENLNKRKDQKQIYTHFTCATDTSNIQFVFDAVTDVIIKNNLSNCGLLS comes from the exons ATGGGCTGTGCGGTGAGCACCACCGGCGAGAAAGAAGCCGCGGAAAGATCGAAGAAGATCGACAAGGATCTCAGAGCCGATGGCGAGCGGGCCTCCAGTGAGGTCAAACTTCTATTGCTCG GAGCGGGAGAATCTGGTAAGTCCACTGTAGTGAagcaaatgaaaatcattcATGAAACTGGATACAATAAGGAAGAATGTGAACAATACAAGCCTGTAGTGTATAGTAACACAATCCAAAGTCTAATGGCAATAATTAGAGCCATGGGACAGCTTAGAATCGATTTTGTGGATCCTGGTAAAGCA GACATAGCACGGCAATTTTTTACCCTAGCTTCTGCAGCAGAAGAGGGTGAACTTACTGGGGAACTAGTGCTGTTAATGAAACGATTATGGCAAGACCCTGGAGTACAGCTTTGTTATACTCGTAGTAGAGAGTACAAGATCAATGACTCAGCTGCATATTATCTTAATGCTTTAGATCGCATAGCTCAACCCAATTACATTCCAACACAGCAAGATGTTCTGAGAACACGTGTTAAAACCACAGGGATAGTAgaaacacatttttcttttaagggTCTACATTTTAA GATGTTTGATGTTGGTGGCCAACGatcagaaagaaaaaaatggatACATTGTTTTGAAGGCGTTACTGCCATTATTTTTTGCGTCGCGTTAAGTGGGTACGACTTGGTGCTCGCAGAAGACgaagaaatgaatagaatgatagaatcaatgaaattgttcgattCTATTTGCAATAGTAAATGGTTCGTTGAAACGTCGatcattttgtttttaaacaaaaaagatCTCTTTGAAGAGAAAATCACGAGGAGTCCCTTGACTATTTGCTTCCCAGAATACAAAGGTGCAAACACATATGAAGAATGTGCTTCCTATATTCAAATgaagtttgaaaatttgaataaaaggAAAGATCAGAAACAGATTTACACGCACTTCACTTGTGCCACTGATACATCCAACATTCAGTTTGTGTTCGATGCTGTGACCGACGTTATAATCAAAAATAACTTAAGCAATTGCGGCTTGCTAAGTTAA
- the LOC144475494 gene encoding uncharacterized protein LOC144475494, with product MKFLTILLHLLVIGIGFKSLIVNAMMEDYLDEKIKQTKIEIAKLHLQESPAVPKKLYIVQWDCLWQESLDNRRLFIANTLNKILYVEESRVAMFATDSSPSNQTAMVELPYWRRSGAIKFIKSTVWKTMLYLLICYETDFCSLYAGAEGLQMKFRQSIHCKGHPMDASFFIRENRLYLVVVNNSGQFTVPSLIYHWRGTYMDKVAEAMTTAAVSVATFQHKHSTIMVFAQNDGHDSSTGTVVYEFKDTSADRIQFLPTINPVSVHHYKHAGVSFIFFMNKDGPSNLFWWDGQELLHWQQFPKIDSPSLVRIVTVNDDTFFVVASAGLLRLYKFENASDCTLLSSKKLPDGETVVNIETQTEKGKVIIVLIFVNNNGVPSVGSWEIDIKEISSEDSTEENQVLSKHLSDLVEMLQQRRQLVQKAESSWPLLYPANENLTISDPLMIPKLILESGTVRHINVFGSEDVLAPRDLKENLRKLTFEVDRTLAESKNLSSSFGNSITGDIVTNGSASMRKLEIDKLEVDFLNDVDIRSTDVESNANGRLPIPLSGSNIVVQNVEIESLCGIPFRYWALKNGSSGMDINLEPHEIEFLNDTVHLRSNVSVTKLNAKMINDLNIDEFLDKLFIVNQTQKIKGNLMYNNLLQIHNLTTEKLNNQSMESYMTTKTNQTFDHFDVKSLQIDHLITESINGVPVSEAARISRPNVIKGQVRVGKVHVTEEFVMDCDLNQPQRKQLQIYFNVTVRGDLIIKTIDMDKYTKLVLGGKEVSMNDLSDGLWTKTTDQEIRNDVIFENDVTIDQLVVDRLNGFTEEEFLYTSATVIPERFGHLRFDNVELDDLFPVKDENNTPFEDALDSLTIRDELQLGHLRGSKLLIDRFNGLLVSDILNNQQSVNVSKGMNFSVIRAKQVNVDQLHFRSINGQNSAEFLEHKENDQNEQTLSSLKSPEIHIENLIVERINGIDMKNLRSLRNVTDLKDLVIDGDLTVEGNLKIVIIDDQSPDFYLKNMVNEDIVLDLEETIDELIVQNATLKSMNSLNVNSFFEGVLSKSKEQILSGRFTFNKMTTSNVVTRFINDLDSSKLLWIDRPLFFAGNVTFDELLVDNVMTKTLNGQDVYEVYENLLNVPATMINILSVHGNVSWGIASPNADSLTYLFDNAVTKTTDQTIQGDVVFNEAVTMSVAELKRREVDEIRNILVDAVKDHEDVIQITGQKIFANSLKINRLSVIGDITIPVINEVDIIEFNNSVVRKDKNEMVTGTLTFLEEASINEVFVNDSVHDVPLHGLVWATDKLPPNVHFKHLFVMGDVYLKNLDGVDFDEFLQDRVTIYGDYDIAADVQFNGIVEVTGNTTLSKINGIDPSDLVLNGLKETQVISSTKTFAENLLISGNVRTSLINGLDVSAEYSSGVLNDENVEIIGDLVFESEVKVPEDVTVSERVNGMSLSTILEELKEDTEQTLDAFKNNVTVIENSIGWSSLISERLGNIFSYLESEKELKIQVPNVKAVNVVSYEEVVKLNMFGEEVGTFCGLSSNCSCPIEHVAELRKGHCSVWRTNGSTIVRNFHGPHSSFGINVETNAISSSVECTSSSNRDEFTKISWMRPRMMDTGDLLGQVNEAPDRIQGFITDVSVFRTSKNAAFVVLAVYYDKLHQTHKTDSFVYMIDFDSNSLSLHQKLPTDGALDVEVFSGVHHHSYLLLGCFGATEESFLYRLNGTTSQFDSLRTFRGRTRHVKSIIQEKDLFIFLDDYDTNAVNVYHYKSEYDNFYSYQSLFHDSRINAVTCFYADEPGRSDAFIIVTTENDQFYIYEYMFAQKFQRKVRYQMDGLQTMVPFYYAGNPYIFAGTSTNSTLLRIVKQGPH from the exons ATGAAATTCTTAACGATTCTC CTTCATCTTCTTGTTATCGGTATCGGTTTCAAGTCTCTTATAGTGAACGCAATGATGGAAGACTATTTGGATGAAAAGATTAAACAAACGAAGATTGAGATAGCGAAGCTACATCTTCAAGAGTCACCGGCAG TTCCAAAGAAACTTTACATCGTTCAATGGGATTGTTTGTGGCAAGAGAGCCTCGATAATCGACGGCTATTCATAGCGAACaccttgaataaaattctctacGTCGAAGAAAGCCGCGTCGCAATGTTCGCCACAGATTCGTCTCCTTCCAATCAAACCGCGATGGTGGAACTTCCTTATTGGCGTCGCAGTGGTgccattaaatttattaaa AGCACCGTGTGGAAAACCATGCTCTATCTGCTGATTTGTTATGAAACCGACTTCTGCAGTCTGTACGCGGGAGCGGAAGGCCTGCAAATGAAATTCCGACAAAGCATTCACTGCAAGGGACACCCCATGGACGCCAGCTTCTTCATCAGAGAGAATCGACTTTATCTCGTGGTGGTCAATAATTCGGGCCAGTTTACTGTTCCGTCTCT AATCTACCATTGGAGGGGCACGTACATGGACAAAGTAGCGGAGGCGATGACCACCGCTGCCGTTTCCGTCGCTACGTTCCAGCACAAGCACTCGACCATTATGGTATTTGCGCAAAACGATGGCCACGACTCCAGCACTGGTACTGTGGTGTACGAGTTTAAAGATACTAGCGCGGACAGGATACAGTTCCTGCCGACCATTAATCCTGTCTCTGTTCATCATTACAAACACGCGGGcgttagttttattttttttatgaacaAAGATGGACCTAGTAATCTGTTCTGGTGGGACg GTCAAGAATTGTTGCATTGGCAACAATTCCCAAAAATCGATTCGCCGAGCTTGGTCCGTATAGTGACCGTCAACGATGACACATTCTTTGTCGTGGCCAGTGCA GGCCTGTTGAGATTGTACAAGTTCGAGAATGCATCAGATTGCACCCTATTAAGTTCGAAGAAGTTGCCTGACGGAGAAACGGTAGTAAATATAGAGACTCAAACAGAAAAGGGTAAAGTGATCATAGTGCTGATCTTCGTGAACAATAATGGCGTTCCTTCCGTGGGATCCTGGGAAATAGACATCAAGGAAATCTCTTCCG AAGATTCGACTGAAGAGAATCAGGTCTTGTCGAAGCATTTATCAGACCTCGTAGAAATGCTGCAGCAAAGAAGACAGCTTGTGCAGAAAGCTGAGTCTTCGTGGCCCTTGTTATATCCGGCGAATGAGAATTTAACGATTTCAGATCCCCTGATGATTCCAAAGTTGATCTTAGAATCGGGAACCGTGAGGCACATCAATGTCTTTGGCTCGGAGGACGTACTTGCACCCCGCGAtcttaaagaaaatttgagaaaattgaCTTTCGAGGTCGATAGAACTCTTGCAGAATCTAAAAATCTTTCATCGAGCTTTGGGAATTCTATCACTGGGGACATTGTCACCAATGGTAGTGCTTCCATGAGAAAGCTAGAGATCGATAAGCTTGAGGTCGACTTCTTGAACGATGTTGATATTAGATCGACGGATGTCGAATCAAACGCAAACGGAAGACTTCCGATTCCCTTAAGCGGGTCGAATATCGTCGTGCAGAACGTCGAAATCGAATCCCTCTGTGGGATTCCGTTCCGAT ATTGGGCACTGAAGAATGGCTCATCCGGGATGGACATTAATCTGGAACcacatgaaattgaatttttgaacGATACTGTACATCTACGATCGAATGTGTCCGTGACAAAGTTGAATGCAAAAATGATAAACGATCTTAACATTGACGAATTCCTGGATAAGTTGTTTATCGTCAATCAAACTCAGAAAATCAAAG gGAATCtaatgtataacaatttgttaCAAATTCACAATTTAACGACGGAGAAGCTGAATAATCAATCGATGGAGAGTTACATGACTACGAAAACCAATCAGACATTTGATCATTTCGATGTAAAGTCACTTCAAATAGATCATTTGATCACCGAGTCGATCAATGGCGTACCAGTGTCGGAAGCTGCAAGGATTTCTCGTCCTAACGTTATCAAAG GACAAGTTAGAGTTGGGAAAGTACATGTGACGGAGGAATTCGTAATGGATTGCGACTTGAATCAACCGCAAAGAAAACAGCTACAAATCTATTTCAACGTGACTGTTCGAGGcgatttgataataaaaacgatTGATATGGATAAGTATACAAAACTTGTATTAGGTGGCAAAGAGGTGAGTATGAACGACCTCTCGGACGGTCTCTGGACAAAAACCACTGATCAGGAAATCAGAAACGATGTCATTTTCGAGAACGATGTGACGATTGATCAACTGGTCGTGGATCGTTTGAACGGATTCACGGAAGAGGAGTTCTTGTATACTTCTGCAACCGTTATTCCAGAACGGTTCGGTCATTTACGATTCGACAACGTCGAACTTGACGATTTATTTCCCGTGAAGGACGAGAATAACACCCCGTTTGAAGATGCTCTAGATTCCTTAACGATTCGAGACGAGTTGCAGTTGGGGCACCTTCGCGGGAGCAAATTGCTGATCGATCGTTTCAATGGCCTCCTAGTTTCCGATATATTGAACAATCAACAATCGGTTAATGTCTCGAAGGGGATGAACTTCTCTGTGATTCGAGCGAAGCAAGTGAACGTGGACCAACTGCACTTCCGGTCCATCAACGGTCAAAACAGCGCCGAGTTCCTTGAACATAAAGAAAACGATCAAAACGAACAGACACTGAGCAGCCTAAAATCTCCAGAGATTCACATAGAAAACCTGATCGTCGAGAGAATTAATGGCATTGATATGAAGAATCTCCGATCACTACGAAATGTTACCGATTTGAAAGATCTCGTGATAGATGGTGACCTAACGGTGGAGGGTAATTTAAAGATCGTTATAATCGACGACCAATCACCCGATTTCTATCTGAAAAACATGGTTAACGAAGACATCGTATTAGATCTAGAAGAAACCATCGACGAGCTGATCGTGCAGAATGCGACGTTGAAGTCCATGAACAGCCTCAATGTTAACAGTTTCTTTGAAGGCGTTCTGTCGAAATCGAAAGAACAGATTTTATCGGGTCGATTCACATTCAATAAAATGACCACTAGCAATGTCGTTACCAGATTCATCAACGATCTAGACAGCTCGAAATTACTCTGGATCGACAGGCCGCTATTTTTCGCTGGAAATGTCACGTTCGACGAACTCCTCGTAGACAATGTCATGACGAAAACTCTGAATGGCCAGGATGTCTACGAG GTGTACGAAAATTTACTGAACGTGCCAGCAACCATGATCAACATCTTGTCAGTGCATGGAAACGTCTCTTGGGGTATAGCTTCGCCGAACGCCGACTCGTTAACTTACTTATTCGACAACGCAGTTACAAAAACTACAGACCAAACTATTCAAGGCGATGTGGTCTTCAACGAGGCTGTGACGATGTCAGTTGCAGAGTTAAAAAGGAGAGAAGTCGACGAGATACGCAACATACTGGTTGATGCGGTAAAAGATCATGAAGACGTTATCCAGATAACGGGGCAGAAGATTTTCGCGAACAGTTTAAAGATAAACAGGCTATCGGTAATCGGTGATATAACGATTCCTGTCATCAACGAGGTCGATAtcatcgaatttaataattctgtggTCCGAAAAGATAAGAACGAAATGGTTACCGGTACCCTAACTTTCCTCGAAGAAGCATCAATCAATGAAGTATTCGTGAACGACAGTGTCCACGATGTACCTTTGCATGGGCTGGTTTGGGCGACTGATAAACTGCCTCCTAATGTGCATTTTAAACATCTTTTCGTAATGGGCGATGTTTATCTGAAGAATTTAGATGGTGTGGATTTTGACGAGTTCCTGCAAGATCGAGTGACCATCTACGGGGACTACGATATAGCTGCAGACGTGCAGTTCAATGGAATCGTAGAAGTAACAG GAAACACGACGCTGTCGAAAATCAACGGAATAGATCCCTCTGACTTGGTTCTCAATGGATTGAAGGAAACGCAAGTTATATCCAGTACGAAGACCTTTGCAGAAAACCTTCTGATTAGCGGCAACGTTCGAACGTCGTTAATAAACGGCCTAGACGTGTCTGCAGAGTACTCGAGCGGTGTCTTGAACGATGAGAATGTGGAAATTATCGGGGATTTG GTTTTCGAGTCGGAAGTCAAAGTTCCAGAAGATGTAACCGTTTCAGAACGGGTAAACGGAATGAGTTTGAGCACGATCCTCGAGGAACTGAAAGAAGACACGGAGCAGACACTCGATGCATTCAAGAATAACGTGACGGTGATAGAGAACAGTATCGGATGGTCCTCGTTGATATCCGAAAGGCTGGGGAACATTTTTTCGTACCTAGAGTCGGAGAAGGAGTTAAAGATTCAGGTGCCGAATGTTAAAGCGGTCAACGTCGTCTCTTACGAGGAAGTCGTGAAGTTGAATATGTTTGGGGAGGAGGTTGGTACTTTTTGTGGGCTATCCAGTAATTGTTCCTGTCCAATTGAACATGTAGCCGAACTGAGAAAGGGCCACTGCAGCGTATGGAGAACGAACGGTTCAACGATAGTGCGCAACTTTCACGGCCCGCACAGCAGCTTTGGTATAAATGTAGAAACAAATGCCATTTCCAGTAGTGTTGAGTGCACTTCGAGTAGCAACAGAGATGAATTTACAAAGATCTCATGGATGAGACCAAGGATGATGGACACTGGAGATTTGTTAGGTCAAGTGAACGAAGCGCCCGACAGGATCCAGGGATTCATCACGGACGTATCCGTCTTTAGGACTAGCAAAA ATGCAGCCTTTGTAGTCCTAGCGGTCTACTATGATAAATTGCATCAGACCCACAAAACGGATTCCTTCGTTTATATGATCGACTTCGACAGTAACTCGCTATCACTGCACCAAAAATTGCCCACCGATGGTGCCTTGGACGTTGAAGTTTTCAGTGGGGTTCACCATCACTCATACCTGCTTCTAGGTTGCTTCGGAGCCACCGAGGAGTCTTTCCTGTACAGGCTGAACGGAACCACGTCTCAG TTCGACAGTTTGAGAACATTCAGAGGCAGGACGCGTCACGTAAAGAGCATCATACAAGAGAAGGAcctgtttatttttcttgacGATTACGATACCAACGCAGTAAATGTGTATCATTACAAATCAGAatacgacaatttttatagttatcaGAGCCTTTTCCATGATTCAAGGATCAATGCGGTTACGTGTTTCTACGCGGATG aACCTGGTCGAAGCGATGCTTTTATCATCGTCACCACAGAAAACGATCAGTTCTATATCTACGAATACATGTTCGCACAG AAGTTCCAAAGGAAAGTGCGTTATCAAATGGATGGTTTACAAACAATGGTACCATTTTATTACGCAGGGAATCCTTATATATTTGCAGGCACAAGTACCAATAGCACATTACTGCGAATCGTGAAACAGGGGCCCCACTAA